ACAGAGACATGTTCAGACAATAATCGTCGGCAAATTAGCAAAAGTTCAACCCAAGCAAACTTATACTTCTTTAACTCGACTAAACGAAGCGAGAGATCCCAAATGTAGGCAGATTTTGTTTCAACGGCATTCACAGATTCCCTCTCTAGCCCTATCCGCGCCTCCAGGCATCTTGTGCCTTGTTGGGATGACGCAGGCCACAATCGGCAGCAAGATGATTTGAATATCATCGTGAAGAAAGCTGAATGTATTTCCAATAGGTTATTGCCCAACTCTAGCTTGTTTTCGATCTTTATACAATGTGCCCTTAATTAGGATTACTGCCATAGCTGTTAGTAAACACATCCACAGAATAATACCACATCCTTTGTCAACTCACAATGTAGCCCCTGTGTTATCAGAACAAACAGCTTTCCCGGAGACGGCAATGCATTCCCCTTGTCCACTTGAAAGAAGCGTAGTGCCGTTTTCAAGATTAGGGTCAACATCAGTCCCGGCAAGATCTTGAAGAGCCTTCCTATCCGCGGCTTGCTGCTGTCGGCTACCGCCGCGCTGAGGCGAGGCCGCAGCAAGGCCGAAAAAAGCGATTAGGGTCACTGAGGAAATAGAGGAGAGCTTCATGATTCGATGTTTTAAAATGCGAGTTGAAATGTAACGGTAGATTTCGAGGGTTCAGTGTTAGGAAAGAGGATTGGGCCAGCCGGAAGGTTAATCGATTGAACTCGAGCGAAGTCTGAACTTTGGAAATGAGATGCTCATTTCAAAAGCTAAATATTTACTTTTCTGCTCTACCTGAAGCCTTTATATGCATTGCGTGAACCAGGGCGTGAAGCTCATGTGTTGTCACAAATGGGATGACAGGCCGGTTTCGCGGTTGTCTCAAACTTGACAGGCGGCCCCTAGCACATAAGGGTGAACTTGACTCCTGCCACAATCTCGAGACAGGTCCACTCCAAGCGTACCTTAAGATCATCTTTCTTATACTAAGGGACTCATAATAGAGACTAAAAGAAGTAATCTTTGTGCGTAGCACGGCTCCTCAAAGCAATCGCCTGGCACTTGGAATCTGAATCTCCTAGTGTGGATCACGACTTAGGTTTCGCGAAATGGAATGCTCGTCTTGACACAGGCATGGGATGCAGAATTAAGGATGGGAAAGCCGAAGCGGGGTAGTTCTTCTAGAATATTTCTCCATGTGAGAGCGGCCTCCCAACTAACCCCAGTTGCCCTCACCGACGAAACTGATTCAATGTAAGCATCAGACATAGCAACATTTGCCAAACCCAATTCCCAATGACCAGGTTAAATATGATATTCAAAGAAAGCGATAAAGAATGTTTGGATTCAATGAGTCTAAGCATATTTCAGTGTGGATTTTAGAAACCCTTATCCGGTCTTGTAGTCGATTGGATTGCAATTAGCTTTCGGGCAGAATCTCCGTGATGTTGCTCTTGGCAAGCTTATCAGTCTCGTCCAATACTTGAATCAGCCCCTCTTTCGCAGAAGTGTGATTGTGACCTTTAGGCTGAGTCATTCCCATATGTTCCATAGTCACACAGATAACAGACTCCATCAAGCGCAGTGCCAAAGGTCCTGCAATTCCAACATTGTAGAATGCCGGGGTTTCATTGACTTCAAGCAGCCACGCGGTTCCGCTTGAGTCTATGAGAAAGTCCACCGCGAACAGTTCGAAGCATTTGTCCACTGTCGTGAACTTGTCCGCCATTGTGTGTACAGCGGCTCGGAACAGCTCCGCGGAAACGGCGCAGATCTGCTCAAAGACGTGCGCCTTCCAGTCATCGGGCAGTAAATCATCTGGAACATCCCAAAAGTCTCTCATTGACTCTCGATTGACAAAAATATCTTCGTCTTGAAGGGCTGTGTTGGTAAGAGAGGATTTGAGGCTTGGGTACAACCAGGGCGGTTCGTAATCTTCTCCGGCAAGAAGTGCAAGCACTTCCTTGAAGACATAGACCTTGAGACGGCCCACAGAGAGAACGTAGGCTCGAGCGTGCCACTTTCTTTTCTCTATCGGTGGAATAGAGACAACATATTGCTGAGCGACGAACTCGCGCATCTGGGCTGACGGAATACGACCGCCTTCCTTGAAAATGTGCTGGGGCTTTGGGCTTCTTTGGATCGCTTCCAAGTTTTGCTTTAGCGACAAGGCGCCTGTGGCAGTAACTAGCACATCAAGAGAGTCTAGACCAGGTGTAGATAGTGTTGGCGAGAAGTCCGGGTCGCCCTTTTCTGAACATGGGGTCGTATCTGGGAGAGGTTGTTGACTCTTGCATACCAGGATGctctcgtcctcttcttcaacCTCGTACTCTGCAAGCTCGAGATGATCGGCAAGCTCATCTACTGTGCTAAACAGTCTGATGCCAGCACCACAGTCGACCATTGCCGGCTTCATAATCCACCAGTCGCGTTCTGATGGGGGCTTGCTCTCATTTGCCTCGAGTGAATACAGGAGCGAAAGGTCGTCTGCAGCAGTCAAAGACTCCTCGACATACTCGGCATAATCTAACGATAGACGGACTGTAGCGGGCACATGACTTTGAGGATGCTTTCTGGTCTCTTAGCTATCCACAACTCCACGACTCTGGCAAGATAGTCTTTCCGAGCCAAAGCGTCGCTGTTCGGGTAGGCGTTGATCAGGCTCGTGGTCGCTGAGTTCAAGAGTTTAAAGTTCCGATTCAAGGCCCAACCATCACAAAACTGAAAGACTGTCTTGGAGTTGGTCGGGAAATTATCAAAGTTGTCGATGAACTTGGCATCCGGCGCGTGCGTTCGGATGTAGGACTTGATGTGTTCCGAGAGCCAAGGACTGGCTGGTTGGACATACGCGTACATTCTGGTTGAGCCTGGAGAACAGTAACAGCATGCTTTTGTGAGAGGTTCGAGTCTCTTCTTA
This is a stretch of genomic DNA from Colletotrichum lupini chromosome 10, complete sequence. It encodes these proteins:
- a CDS encoding TTL domain-containing protein, which codes for MTSNSITGSTRMYAYVQPASPWLSEHIKSYIRTHAPDAKFIDNFDNFPTNSKTVFQFCDGWALNRNFKLLNSATTSLINAYPNSDALARKDYLARVVEFHVPATVRLSLDYAEYVEESLTAADDLSLLYSLEANESKPPSERDWWIMKPAMVDCGAGIRLFSTVDELADHLELAEYEVEEEDESILVCKSQQPLPDTTPCSEKGDPDFSPTLSTPGLDSLDVLVTATGALSLKQNLEAIQRSPKPQHIFKEGGRIPSAQMREFVAQQYVVSIPPIEKRKWHARAYVLSVGRLKVYVFKEVLALLAGEDYEPPWLYPSLKSSLTNTALQDEDIFVNRESMRDFWDVPDDLLPDDWKAHVFEQICAVSAELFRAAVHTMADKFTTVDKCFELFAVDFLIDSSGTAWLLEVNETPAFYNVGIAGPLALRLMESVICVTMEHMGMTQPKGHNHTSAKEGLIQVLDETDKLAKSNITEILPES